A genomic window from Lotus japonicus ecotype B-129 chromosome 1, LjGifu_v1.2 includes:
- the LOC130730803 gene encoding NDR1/HIN1-like protein 10 codes for MANDQQPLNGAYYGPAIPPSGQPRHSHHRGRSCFCCLFGVFWKILITLIVLVGLVILIFYLIVQPRPFKFYVNEAKLTEFNYTNNSLRYNMVLNFTARNPNKKLNIYYDKVEALAFYEDSRFASDDKVITHMNSFRQYKKSSSPMSATFSGQHVMVLDSDQLSELSKDKSAHVYDIYVKLHFRIRFRLGDFIFNNDLKPKVKCDLKVPLDSNATFTFFAVTKCDVDFWN; via the coding sequence ATGGCCAATGACCAACAGCCGTTGAACGGCGCCTACTACGGCCCCGCCATTCCGCCGTCAGGGCAACCACGCCACAGCCACCATCGTGGCAGAAGCTGCTTCTGCTGCCTCTTCGGCGTCTTCTGGAAGATTCTCATAACACTCATCGTCCTGGTTGGCCTCGTAATTCTCATCTTCTATCTCATAGTTCAACCCCGCCCCTTCAAATTCTATGTCAATGAAGCCAAATTAACCGAATTCAACTACACCAACAACTCCCTCCGCTACAACATGGTGCTCAACTTCACCGCCCGCAACCCCAACAAGAAACTCAATATTTACTACgacaaggtggaagctttagCATTCTACGAGGATTCCAGGTTCGCCAGTGATGATAAAGTCATCACCCACATGAACTCATTCCGTCAATACAAGAAGAGCAGCAGCCCCATGAGCGCCACTTTCTCAGGCCAGCATGTGATGGTGCTCGACAGTGATCAGCTTTCAGAGTTAAGCAAAGATAAGAGTGCTCATGTTTATGACATTTATGTGAAGCTTCACTTCAGGATCAGGTTCAGGCTCGGGGATTTCATATTCAATAACGACCTCAAGCCCAAGGTCAAATGTGATCTCAAGGTTCCCTTGGATTCTAATGCTACCTTCACTTTCTTTGCGGTTACCAAGTGCGATGTTGATTTCTGGAACTGA